In the genome of Leptotrichia sp. HSP-536, the window CAATGTCGAAATGAAAGAAGCAGCTGTGGCAATTTTCAAGGGTTGGGATAATGAGTTAGATAAAGTTTATAAATTGTTAATGTCAAAATTGTCAAAAAAAGAACAATTGAAACTTAGAAATGAAGAAAAAGCATGGATAAAAAGAAAAGAAAAAGCAGCAGAAGAAGCGGCAGATAGATTTTGTGAAACTGTAAATGGAAACAAACTTTGTGGAACGGGTTATGGTTTGGAGTATACAGGATCTCTAATTAATTCTACTAAAGATAGAGCGATTGAATTATCTAAAAGATATGAAAAATTGAAATAAGTTTGGATAAGAAAATTTAGATATACTGAAATTTTTATTTAGATTAATTAGTCAAAATATACAACATAAAAAATATAATTCTTGAGTTTACTTTTTTATTATTTTTATGTTTGTAAAAAAGGAGTTTTATGAAAAAAATACTGATTTTATTTTTGGTTGTTTTTTCGTTAAGTTTTTCATTTGAATTAAAAAAAGAAAATTTTGAAATTACAAAAAATAAGAGTTTAAAATTATCAGAAGAGGAAATGAAAAATGAAAGTGAAAAAGTCGTTGAAGTTTTTAATAAAGAAATTTCAGATAGGATAGAAAGTAAAAATAAGGGTATAGGATATTCGGAAAATACTAATTTGGAAACTGGTGAAAAAAATTTTAAAGTGAATATACCTAATGTTTTGATGAATAACAAAGTTTATGAAAAAACAATTTATAAAATTGAAAAAATTAATTTTATTTCAAAAAATAAAGTAGAAATAATTTATACAGAAAAATCACCGAATATTTTTAAAATTATGTTTTCTGAAGAATTTAATAAAATGCTAGAAGACAAAGTTTCGAAAGAATTGGGATATAAATTGGATAAAGAAAAAATTCAAAAATTATCCGATGAAGAAAGACTGAAAGCAAATGTAATAATTTTATCTGAATCTCAAAATGAAATGCTAAAAAGATTGGATGATAACCAATTTGAATATATGACTGAAAAAACGAAAATGATTTTGGAAAGAAAGAAAAAAGGATGGGAATATAAAGATGAAGAGACATTAGAAAGTGATGGTTTTGATATTTTTGATTCTATGTTTGAAAATTTTGGAAAATAATGTGAATAAATTAGAAGAGGTATGAGTAAATGAAGAAGATATTAGTATTATTTTTACTAACAGCAAGCTTTGGATTTTCTGCAAATTATAAGGTGGAAGTTAAGCCAAATGTGAAAATTCAAAAAGAAGAAATTGAGAAAAATAATGCAGGGATAGAAAAGGCTTTTGAAAAATTTGTGGAAAAACAGAAGGCTGAGAGTATTAGAGAGGCAGAATTAACTACACAAAGCAGTCAAAGACTTGGAATGGCGTTAACTGACGGGATGGCAAAACAGCTTGTTTATGATACGCAATATTCTATAAAAAAAATTGAATATATTTCAAGTGACATTGTTAATTTAGATCTTGAAATAAAGATTCCTGAATTAGATAGTAGAAACTTTAGTGAAGATGAAATGATGAGAGTAGTTTCTAAGAGATTTAAAGAAAAAACTGGGAAACCAATAGAAATCTTAAAAACTACACCAGAAAAAAATATAAAACCTGAATGGGTTTCAACATTATTCCAACTAATGAGTGATTTTACAATAGAAAAAGTTAAGACTACAAAAATATTTACTTACCAAAACGCAACAATAAGTTTGAAAAAAGTAAATAAAGAATGGACATTTCATAGGATTGTAAAACAATAAAATCAAAAAAATTAAATTTAGAAAGGAAATGAAGTTATTCTGAAATTTTGGAATAACTTTATCTTATTAAAATGAGTAAAATAATTGATACGCATACGCACATTTATGATAAACAGTTTGAAGATGACTTTGATGATGTGATGAAAAGGATTGAAGATGAGCTGGAAGGGATTGTAAGCATTGGGTTTGATTTAGAAAGTTCACTTAAAAGCATTGAACTTGCGAATAGATATTCGTTTGTGAATGCGGTAATTGGAGTTCATCCTGTGGATATAAAAAAATATAATGATGAAGTAGAAAAAGAACTGGAAAGATTGGCATTGACTGAGAAAAAGGTTGTTGCAATTGGAGAAATTGGGTTGGATTATCACTGGATGGAGGATCCGAAGGATGTTCAGATTGCTGGATTTAGAAAGCAGATGGAATTTGCAGAAAGGGTAAAAAAACCAGTTGTTATCCATACAAGAGAGGCTTTGCAGGATACGCTTGATGTTTTGAAGGATTATAAAAATGTTGGCGGGATTTTGCACTGTTATCCAGGTTCTCTAGAAGCGGCAAAGCCGTTTTTAGATAGGTATTACTTGGGAATTGGCGGAACTTTGACGTTTAAAAATAATAAAAAGACAAAGGAGCTTGTGAAAGAATTGCCTTTGGAAAAAATTGTTCTGGAAACAGATTGTCCGTATTTGACACCTGTACCTTTTCGAGGGAAACGGAATGAGCCAGTTTATACAAAATATGTAGCAGAAGAAGTGGCTAAAATTAAAGAAATTTCAGTAGAGGAAGTTATTAAGATAACTACTGAAAATGCTAAGAAAATTTATGGAATAGAAAGGAAAAGTAATGAATAAAGAAAAAGAGGAAGAGTTATGGAAGGATGTCCGTATGTATAAAGCCAAATTTAAATCAGATGAATATTTTGAACATTTAAAAAAATTTATTGAAAATAACGATTACGATAAAGTATTTAGAGCATTAAAATATTCAGATATTTTAAAAGAAATAAAAGAACCCAAAAACGAAGAATGTATATGTAAATTTTTAAAAGACAATGAGTACAATATAAGAGAAAAAAAAATTTTAAATTTTTTTACAAATATTAAAAATAAAAAACAAAACAGAAGAAAAATAAATAATTTTTTAAACGAGGTAAAGATTTTAAATAAAGTAGAACAAGAAATAATAAAATTAACCGAAGAAAATATTTCTAAGAGTGATTTTATAGTATTTGATATATGTAATTATGCAAATTCTTTGCTGTATAAAATGGGGCAAAAAATCGAAAATTCTGAAATGAATGACAACTTAGACGGTATTATAATGATTTTATCTAGATTTTTACATGATATAATGAATGATAAAAAGAAAATTTTTAAGTACAAAGAAGATAAATACAAAGAAAATAATTATATAAAAAATACCTTTAGTTTTTATCAAGATTTATATAACTTCAATTATTTAAAAAGTATTTGGAAGTATGGTGATTTAGAAATAAAAAATAATTATTTTGAAGAAATAGGAGAATTTGGTAAAAATAAGACTATTAGTCAAATCCCATATTTAGAAAAAAAAGAAGCTAAGATAAAAGAATTTCCGATAGAAATTATGTTGTGTTCTCAAATAAAAGAATATTTTTATAGCAATGATTTAGGACAAAAATATTTAAATATACCTATTAAATACTGGATAAAAGTTTATATATTATTGTACTATTTGTTACTCCAATTTAAAGATACAATTTTAATTCCAAAATATAAAAAAGGAGAAATATTAAAATTGTTAGAAAATATGGATAAAAAAATAGATTTTTCTAAAATACGACTACCAAAAGGAGTTGATGATGAAATAAAAAAAATGTTAAAAATATTATTTAGTCAGAAAATTCCAAATAAATACATAGAAGATATATTGAATAAATTCGTATACAATGAAAATTCAAAAGATTTATACACGTCTCCAATATTAAAATTTGAAAAAGACAGTATCAATTATGATGTTATATTACCGCAAGTTTTCCTTAGAACAGATCATTCACGAGCATTAATTTCTATTTTATCCAAAAATACAAGCAATGATTTGCAACAAAAAGGAGATAATTTAGAGAAATATATTTTTACATTAATGAAAGATGCTAAAATAGAAATTATAAAAAATAAAAAACCAGAAAAAAGTAAAAGAAAAGAAAAAGATTATGAGATAGATTTAATGTACATAGTTAATAAAGAATTAATTTTAGTTGAGATAAAAACCCAAAAACAAACAGAAGATTATAATGATTTTTATAGAGTAAGTTTAAAAGAATTGAAAAAATATATAGGAAAATTTAATAGAAATATAAATTATTTTATAAATAATGAAAGAGAGGATATAGAAAAAAAAATAGGGAAATATGATAAATATAAAAAAATTTATGTTTCAAATGTAACATATAGTTTAAATAATTTAGATGATGTGATAATCATTGATATAGAAGATTTTGAAGAAAATATAAAAAAAGGAAATTATCAATTTAATAATATTACAGAATTAAAAAATGAAAAAATTAAAAATATAAGTTCCTTAATAGAAAAAAGAAAAATAAAATTTGCAAGAGAATACAGCGGAATACTTGGATACACTACATATTGTATAAAAAATTTTGAAAAATAATAATACTTAGTATATAAATTTTAATGGTATTAAAAATAAATTTAAGTTTTAGGAGATAAAATGTGTATTGAAAAAGAAAATAAAGATTTTAAAAATCCAATAGAATATAAATTAGAAAAAAAAGATGGAAATGCACGTGCTGGAGTTATAAAAACACCACATGGAGAGATAAAAACACCAGTATTTATGCCAGTTGGTACGCAGGCGACTGTAAAGGCTATGACAAGAGAGGAGCTGGAAGAGATTAATTCTCAAATTATTCTTGGGAATACATATCATTTGTACTTGCGTCCCGGAGATGATTTGGTAAATGATTTTGGGGGACTTCATAAATTTATGAGATGGGATAAGCCAATACTTACTGATAGCGGCGGATTTCAAGTGTTTAGTCTTGGAGATTTGAGAAAGATAAAGGAGGAAGGTGTTCATTTCCGTTCCCATTTAGATGGCTCAAAGCATTTTTTATCGCCTGAAAAATCTATTTCGATTCAAAATAATCTTGGAAGCGATATTATGATGGTGCTGGATGAATGCCCGCCAGGATTGTCAACACGTGAATATTTGATACCATCCATTGAAAGAACTACGAGATGGGCTAAGCGTTGTATTGAAGCAAATAGAAATAAGGATAAGCAAGGGCTTTTTGCAATTGTGCAAGGTGGAATTTATGAGGATTTACGGGATAAAAGTTTTGAAGAACTATATGAGTATGACTATGGATTTGCTGGGTATGCTTTAGGAGGGCTTGCGGTAGGAGAGCCACGTGAGGATATGTACAGAATTTTAAAATATAGCACGCCAAAACTTCCTGAAAATAAGCCACGTTATTTAATGGGAGTGGGAGAGCCTGTAGATATGCTTGAAGCTGTGGAACATGGAATTGATATGATGGACTGTGTTCAGCCTACAAGAATTGGTAGACACGGTACGGTCTTTACAAAATATGGGCGTCTTGTTATAAAAAATGCAATTTATTCAAGAGACGACAGACCTCTTGATGAAGGCTGTGACTGTTATACCTGTAAAAATTATACAAGAGCATACATAAGACATTTATTCAAGGCCGGAGAAATTTTGGGACAAAGGCTTGCGACATATCATAACTTGCATTTTTTGCTAAAACTTATGGATAATGCACGTGAGGCGATTATTGATGGAAGATTTAAGGAATACAAGGAAGAAGTGCTGAGAAATTATGCGATGGGTAAAGAAAGTGAATGGATAAAACCGAAGTCGATATAAGATTCAATAAGAATTATAATTTTGAGATAATTTATATTGAATCATCTTTTATTTTTTTGATAATTATGATAAAATAAATAGAAAGTTTTTTCTAAAAAAATAAACAAAAAATAAGAAGAAAAGTAGGTGTAAAATGAAAAAAGGAATAATTTTTGTAGCAATTTTGGTTAATTTAATTTTTGGAGTGCAAGGATTTTCAGAAGCAACTTCAAAGTACTCTGATAAAGAAATAGAAAAAGTACTTGAAGAATATAATAAAGGAAATAAGCAGAAAGCGATGTCAGTATTAAAGGAAAATATATTAAAAAATCCTTCAGATCTTAAATTAAAAGTTTTTTTGGGAATGATGTATGAAGATATGGATAAAAAGAAGGAAGCTGAAAAAGAGTTAAACGAAGTAGTAGAATTACAAAAAAAATATCCTTTTATAGGAGATGATGGGAAAAAATATGATATAAGATTAATAATTGGAAATCTTTATGCATCTGAAAAAGAATATGAAAAAGCATTAAAATGGTATAAAGAGATTGATGATAAATATATGAAGGATGTAATTGGATTAAAAGAATACATGATAGGTGTCTCAAATTATGCATTAAAAAATCCTGAAGAAGCAAAAAAATATTTCTTAAAATCATATATTAGTGATAAAGAAGGAAATTCAGAAGACTTTTTAGGACAAATTTATTATGAAGAGGGCAATCATAAGGAAGCTTTGAAGTGGTATTTGAAGTCAATTGAAAAAGGAAATCCAGACACATATTCAAGTTTAGGAATTTTTTATAGTAGCTTAGGGGATAATGCAAAAGCGCTGCAATGGTTCAGAAAAGCATTAGAAGAGGTAAAAAAAGAAAAAGATGCTGAAGGAATCAAGGCTATACAGGAAATTATCAAAGATATTGAAAGCAAAAATTAAAATTTTACAATAGACTTGTTCGGAAACTACACGTATTGAAGATTTGATAAAATAAATGTTCTGAAGCAAGGAATCTTGACCTTGCGAAAATAAAAAAACTTAAGTTATCGAACGGTCTAATATAAGAACCAATAGGGATATTAGATTAAATAGAAAGAAGGTATAGGATGAAAAGATATTTAATTTTACTATTATTAATGGCAAACTTAGGGCTAGGAGTTCAAAGTTTTGCAGTGATGACAAAAGATGAAAGAATAAAATTAGAAGATCAGATAGATGAAGCATATGAAAAAGAGGATGAAGAAAAATTACTTTCTTTAATTACAAAATATGTAAAAGAATTTCCAAATAATGCTGAATATTTAAACAGATTAGGAGTTCTGTACGATAACAAGGAAAATTATTCAGAAGCTGAAAAATGGTATTTAAAAGCTATAGAAAAAGGAAATTACAATGCAATCTCAAATTTAGCATACATTTATTTTGAAAAGGAAGAATATGAGAAAGCGATAAAATATTATAAAGAATATCAAAAAATAGCAGATAATACTGAGAATTATTATTGGATTGCAGCAGCATATGATGAATTGGAAGATTATAAAAATGCAAAAGAATGGTTTTTAAAATCAATAAAATTTGATAAAGATGGTTATTCAGAAGAGAGATTAGGAATAATTTATGCTAAAGAAGGAAATCAGAAAGAAGCATTAAAATGGTATTCAGCAGCTATTGAAAAAGGAAACTTGTGGGCATACGACAGTTTAGCAGCTTTATACATTAGTATAGGAGATTATAAAACTGCAGACAAATGGGCAAGAAAAGGATTAGAACTGGCTAAAAATAAAGATGACAAAGAATTATTGGAAGAATTGCAGGAAACATTCGATTTTATTCAGAAAGAAAAATAATTTTCTAATAAAAACTTTTAAGTATAAATAATATATAAGATGAAGTAAAATATTTAGGGCAGTCATTAAACAGTACAGAAAAGCTTTTCTGACTGTCTTTTTTTTATTATTTTATTTTGAGATATTTCTTCTCATTGGACATTCTCCGTCTCGTAAATTTCCAATACCATATCTTTTTAAAATCTTTCAATCTCAAGTTTTTGTATTTCAAGCAGATTTTTTTATATAGCTGTTCTTTTTTCAAAAATATAGGTTATAATTATATTGAGAAAATATTAAATATTTAAATTAAAAAAATAAATTATATAGAAAGGAGATAAAAAATAAAAAAAAATTAATTTCTTTAACAATTTTAACTAAATATTATTAAAAATATTAAAAGCGGTAATTAAGTTTAAAAATACTAAATTAAAAGAGAAAGAAGTGGTGTAAAAT includes:
- a CDS encoding TatD family hydrolase — protein: MSKIIDTHTHIYDKQFEDDFDDVMKRIEDELEGIVSIGFDLESSLKSIELANRYSFVNAVIGVHPVDIKKYNDEVEKELERLALTEKKVVAIGEIGLDYHWMEDPKDVQIAGFRKQMEFAERVKKPVVIHTREALQDTLDVLKDYKNVGGILHCYPGSLEAAKPFLDRYYLGIGGTLTFKNNKKTKELVKELPLEKIVLETDCPYLTPVPFRGKRNEPVYTKYVAEEVAKIKEISVEEVIKITTENAKKIYGIERKSNE
- a CDS encoding tetratricopeptide repeat protein, encoding MKKGIIFVAILVNLIFGVQGFSEATSKYSDKEIEKVLEEYNKGNKQKAMSVLKENILKNPSDLKLKVFLGMMYEDMDKKKEAEKELNEVVELQKKYPFIGDDGKKYDIRLIIGNLYASEKEYEKALKWYKEIDDKYMKDVIGLKEYMIGVSNYALKNPEEAKKYFLKSYISDKEGNSEDFLGQIYYEEGNHKEALKWYLKSIEKGNPDTYSSLGIFYSSLGDNAKALQWFRKALEEVKKEKDAEGIKAIQEIIKDIESKN
- a CDS encoding tetratricopeptide repeat protein — protein: MKRYLILLLLMANLGLGVQSFAVMTKDERIKLEDQIDEAYEKEDEEKLLSLITKYVKEFPNNAEYLNRLGVLYDNKENYSEAEKWYLKAIEKGNYNAISNLAYIYFEKEEYEKAIKYYKEYQKIADNTENYYWIAAAYDELEDYKNAKEWFLKSIKFDKDGYSEERLGIIYAKEGNQKEALKWYSAAIEKGNLWAYDSLAALYISIGDYKTADKWARKGLELAKNKDDKELLEELQETFDFIQKEK
- the tgt gene encoding tRNA guanosine(34) transglycosylase Tgt, with amino-acid sequence MCIEKENKDFKNPIEYKLEKKDGNARAGVIKTPHGEIKTPVFMPVGTQATVKAMTREELEEINSQIILGNTYHLYLRPGDDLVNDFGGLHKFMRWDKPILTDSGGFQVFSLGDLRKIKEEGVHFRSHLDGSKHFLSPEKSISIQNNLGSDIMMVLDECPPGLSTREYLIPSIERTTRWAKRCIEANRNKDKQGLFAIVQGGIYEDLRDKSFEELYEYDYGFAGYALGGLAVGEPREDMYRILKYSTPKLPENKPRYLMGVGEPVDMLEAVEHGIDMMDCVQPTRIGRHGTVFTKYGRLVIKNAIYSRDDRPLDEGCDCYTCKNYTRAYIRHLFKAGEILGQRLATYHNLHFLLKLMDNAREAIIDGRFKEYKEEVLRNYAMGKESEWIKPKSI
- a CDS encoding lysozyme inhibitor LprI family protein translates to MKKVMILVTSLVVSVSSFAGYTSDMINRMETKEKSLEDSFGGSNVEMKEAAVAIFKGWDNELDKVYKLLMSKLSKKEQLKLRNEEKAWIKRKEKAAEEAADRFCETVNGNKLCGTGYGLEYTGSLINSTKDRAIELSKRYEKLK